Part of the Azospirillum brasilense genome is shown below.
GAAACCTGCTCGACAACGCGATCAAGTATCTCGATCCGGCGCGGACGGGACGGATCGCCATCCAGGGGCGGGTCGAGGAGAAGCGCCTGATCTTCGAAGTCGCGGACAATGGGCGCGGAATTGCGCCGCAGGATCACGAACGGATCTTCGAGCTGTTCCGCCGCTCCGGCGTGCAGGATCGCCCCGGAGAGGGGATCGGGCTGGCCTATGTGCGGACGCTCATCCGGCGCCTGCAAGGCGAGGTGACCGTCGAATCGGTTCCTGGACAGGGCAGCGTCTTTCGCATAACCCTTCCCAAAGCCCTCGCCCTGTCTTTGGAGAAGACCGTCCATGACGCGTGACACACAGTCGGCGTGCATCGTCATGATCGAGGACGACGAGGGCCACGCGCGGCTGATCGAGAAGAACATCCGGCGGTCCGGCGCGACCAACGACATCGTCTCCTTCAGCGACGTCACGAGCGCGCTCGCCTACCTGTTCGGCCCGGACGGAAGCGGGCAAGCGAGCATGGGGCGGGCGCTTCTCATTCTTCTGGATTTGAACCTTCCAGACATGACGGGGATGGATATCCTGGCAAGGCTCAAGACCAACCCCTACACAAAACGCTTCCCCGTCGTGGTGCTGACCACGACCGACGACCGGCAGGAAATCCAGCGCTGCTACGATATCGGGGCCAATGTCTACGTCACCAAGCCGGTGAATTACGAGAGCTTCGCCACCGCGATCCGGAAGTTGGAACTGCTGTTTTCCATCATGCAGATTCCCGAGGCGGTGGCATGACCGACCCGGCCGTCCG
Proteins encoded:
- a CDS encoding response regulator, giving the protein MTRDTQSACIVMIEDDEGHARLIEKNIRRSGATNDIVSFSDVTSALAYLFGPDGSGQASMGRALLILLDLNLPDMTGMDILARLKTNPYTKRFPVVVLTTTDDRQEIQRCYDIGANVYVTKPVNYESFATAIRKLELLFSIMQIPEAVA